Proteins encoded in a region of the Elizabethkingia bruuniana genome:
- the ruvB gene encoding Holliday junction branch migration DNA helicase RuvB encodes MPNFLHPDKENFSDDELFQEDHIRPQSFRDFAGQRQTLENLEIFVAAAKSRNSSLDHVLLHGPPGLGKTTLAHIIANELGVNCKLTSGPVLDKPANLAGLLTNLEENDVLFIDEIHRLSPVVEEYLYSAMEDFKIDIMLETGPNARSVQIGLNPFTLVGATTRSGMLTKPLLARFGIQSRLEYYNIELLSTIIQRSARVMGIKIYEDASIEIARRSRGTPRIANALLRRVRDFAEIKGNGDIEIEITKFALNALKVDEYGLDEMDNKILRTMIENFKARPVGISALATSIGENPETLEEVYEPFLIQEGFIIRTPRGREVTDKAYKHLNMAKPKRPDELF; translated from the coding sequence ATGCCTAACTTCCTTCACCCCGATAAAGAGAATTTTTCCGATGATGAGCTTTTTCAGGAGGATCATATTCGTCCGCAAAGTTTCAGAGATTTTGCAGGGCAGCGCCAGACATTGGAAAATCTGGAAATCTTTGTTGCGGCAGCCAAATCCAGAAACAGTTCTCTGGATCATGTCTTATTACACGGCCCGCCGGGATTAGGAAAAACTACTTTAGCACACATTATTGCCAATGAACTTGGTGTTAACTGCAAACTGACTTCTGGTCCGGTATTGGATAAACCTGCAAATCTTGCAGGATTACTGACAAACCTGGAAGAGAATGATGTATTGTTTATCGATGAAATCCATAGACTATCCCCAGTCGTCGAAGAATATCTGTATTCTGCAATGGAAGATTTTAAGATAGATATTATGCTGGAAACCGGTCCCAATGCGCGTTCAGTACAGATAGGACTAAACCCTTTTACACTGGTAGGTGCAACTACGCGTTCCGGTATGCTAACAAAGCCATTACTTGCCAGATTTGGTATCCAATCCAGACTGGAATATTATAACATCGAATTGCTTTCTACTATTATACAGAGAAGCGCAAGGGTTATGGGCATCAAAATCTATGAAGATGCTTCTATAGAAATTGCTAGAAGAAGTCGTGGTACACCCAGAATTGCTAATGCTTTGCTGAGAAGAGTACGTGATTTTGCAGAAATAAAAGGCAACGGGGATATTGAAATTGAAATTACCAAATTTGCTCTAAATGCATTAAAAGTTGATGAATATGGACTTGATGAAATGGACAACAAGATATTGAGAACCATGATCGAAAACTTTAAGGCACGTCCCGTTGGCATCAGTGCTTTGGCTACTTCAATTGGAGAAAATCCGGAAACACTGGAGGAAGTATATGAACCTTTTCTTATTCAGGAAGGCTTTATTATCCGAACTCCGAGAGGGCGTGAAGTAACAG